The genomic stretch GGCGAGATCTCCGCGCACCTGGCCGAGGTCTACGGCGCCGAAGTCTCTAAGCAGACCATCTCCACCATCACCGACAAGGTGCTGGACGGCATGGCCGAGTGGCAGAACCGGCCGCTCGACGCCGTCTACCCGGTGATCTTCATCGATGCCATCCATGTGAAGCTGCGGGACGGCCAGGTGGCCAACCGGCCGGTCTACGTGGCGATGGCGGTCACCGTCGATGGCGAGCGCGACATCCTCGGCTTGTGGGCCGGCGACGGCGGCGAGGGCGCCAAGTTCTGGCTGCACGTGCTGACCGAGATTAAGAACCGTGGCGTCGCTGATGCGCTGATGGTGGTCTGCGACGGGCTCAAGGGGCTGCCGCAGGCCATCGAGACCGTCTGGCCGCAGGCCGTCGTCCAAACGTGCGTCGTTCACCTGCTGCGTGCCTCGTTCCGGTATGCCGCCCGCCAGCACTGGGACGCCATCGCCAAGGCGCTCAAGCCGGTCTACACCGCGCCGACCGAGGCGGCGGCGCTCGAGCGGTTCTATGAGTTCGCCGAGGTCTGGGGCGGTAAGTATCCGGCGATCGTGAAGTTGTGGGAGGACGCCTGGGCCGAGTTCGTGCCCTTCCTCAACTTCGACACCGAGATCCGCCGGGTGATCTGCTCGACCAACGCCATCGAGTCGGTCAACGCCCGTATCAGGAGGGCGGTCAAGGCCCGCGGCCACTTCCCGAACGAGCAGGCCGCGCTCAAGTGCGTCTACATGGCGATCATGAGCCTGGACCCGACCGGCAAGGGCCGCAAACGCTGGATCACCCGCTGGAAGGCCGCTCTGAACGCCTTCGCCATCACCTTCGAAGGCCGCCTGACCCCGACCACCCGATAGATCAAGTCAAGATCGAGATACACCGATCACTGGACAGACCCTATCCAGGACGGATCAGGTAAAGAGGGTTCTCCATCACCCAGAAACGATCTTTACACACTTCAGGTGACAAGCTCCGGCGGTTATCAGGTGGAGCAGGGTGACGGGCTTGC from Nonomuraea polychroma encodes the following:
- a CDS encoding IS256 family transposase, whose translation is MSTVIQASTEIDLEDAAVARKKSESSTDRELVARLVDQARAEGVELVGENGLLGRLTKLVLESALEGKITDHLGYDKHERAGSETGNSRNGTRSKTVITDVGPVEITVPRDRDGSFEPKIVRKRQRRLSGVDEMVISLAAKGLTTGEISAHLAEVYGAEVSKQTISTITDKVLDGMAEWQNRPLDAVYPVIFIDAIHVKLRDGQVANRPVYVAMAVTVDGERDILGLWAGDGGEGAKFWLHVLTEIKNRGVADALMVVCDGLKGLPQAIETVWPQAVVQTCVVHLLRASFRYAARQHWDAIAKALKPVYTAPTEAAALERFYEFAEVWGGKYPAIVKLWEDAWAEFVPFLNFDTEIRRVICSTNAIESVNARIRRAVKARGHFPNEQAALKCVYMAIMSLDPTGKGRKRWITRWKAALNAFAITFEGRLTPTTR